In Curtobacterium sp. L6-1, a genomic segment contains:
- the rpsK gene encoding 30S ribosomal protein S11, protein MATPKTAARKPRRKEKKNVAVGQAHIKSTFNNTIVSITDPSGAVLSWASSGAVGFKGSRKSTPFAAQLAAESAARQAAEHGVKKVDVFVKGPGSGRETAIRSLQAAGLEVGSINDVTPQAHNGCRPPKRRRV, encoded by the coding sequence ATGGCTACCCCCAAGACCGCCGCGCGCAAGCCGCGCCGCAAGGAGAAGAAGAACGTCGCCGTGGGCCAGGCCCACATCAAGAGCACGTTCAACAACACCATCGTCAGCATCACCGACCCGTCGGGTGCCGTCCTGAGCTGGGCGTCCTCGGGCGCCGTCGGCTTCAAGGGCTCGCGCAAGTCGACGCCGTTCGCGGCGCAGCTGGCCGCCGAGTCGGCAGCCCGTCAGGCCGCCGAGCACGGCGTCAAGAAGGTCGACGTCTTCGTCAAGGGCCCGGGCTCGGGTCGCGAGACGGCGATCCGTTCTCTCCAGGCCGCTGGCCTCGAGGTCGGCTCGATCAACGACGTCACGCCGCAGGCGCACAACGGGTGCCGCCCGCCGAAGCGCCGCCGCGTCTGA
- a CDS encoding DNA-directed RNA polymerase subunit alpha yields the protein MLIAQRPTLNEESISEFRSRFVIEPLEPGFGYTLGNSLRRTLLSSIPGAAVTSIRIDGVLHEFSTVPGVKEDVTEIILNIKSLVVSSEHDEPITAYLRKQGAGQVTAADISAPAGVEIHNPDLVIATLNDSARFELELTIERGRGYVSATQNRSEFSEAGQIPIDSIYSPVLKVTYRVEATRAGERTDFDRLVVDVESKPAITPRDAIASAGRTLVELFGLARELNTAAEGIEIGPAPVDAVLSNELQTPIEDLDLSVRSYNCLKREGINTVSELVALSETQLMNIRNFGQKSVDEVKDKLTELGLSLKDTVPGFDGAHFYSGYDEDESSN from the coding sequence GTGCTCATTGCACAGCGCCCCACCCTGAACGAGGAGTCCATCTCCGAATTCCGCTCGCGCTTCGTCATCGAACCGCTCGAGCCGGGCTTCGGGTACACCCTCGGCAACTCGCTGCGCCGCACGCTCCTCTCGTCCATCCCGGGTGCTGCCGTCACGAGCATCCGCATCGACGGTGTCCTCCACGAGTTCAGCACCGTTCCCGGTGTCAAGGAGGACGTCACCGAGATCATCCTGAACATCAAGAGCCTGGTCGTCTCCAGCGAGCACGACGAGCCGATCACCGCCTACCTGCGCAAGCAGGGTGCCGGTCAGGTCACCGCGGCGGACATCTCCGCCCCGGCCGGTGTCGAGATCCACAACCCGGACCTCGTCATCGCGACCCTGAACGACTCGGCGCGCTTCGAGCTGGAGCTGACGATCGAGCGTGGCCGCGGCTACGTCTCGGCGACCCAGAACCGCTCGGAGTTCAGCGAGGCCGGTCAGATCCCGATCGACTCGATCTACTCGCCCGTGCTCAAGGTCACCTACCGCGTCGAGGCGACGCGTGCCGGTGAGCGCACGGACTTCGACCGTCTGGTCGTCGACGTCGAGTCGAAGCCTGCGATCACGCCGCGCGACGCCATCGCGTCGGCCGGTCGCACGCTGGTCGAGCTGTTCGGGCTCGCCCGTGAGCTCAACACGGCGGCCGAGGGCATCGAGATCGGCCCCGCGCCGGTCGACGCCGTGCTCTCGAACGAGCTGCAGACGCCGATCGAGGACCTCGACCTGTCGGTCCGTAGCTACAACTGCCTGAAGCGCGAGGGCATCAACACGGTGTCCGAGCTCGTCGCCCTCTCGGAGACGCAGCTCATGAACATCCGCAACTTCGGTCAGAAGTCGGTGGACGAGGTCAAGGACAAGCTCACCGAGCTCGGCCTGTCCCTCAAGGACACCGTCCCCGGATTCGACGGTGCCCACTTCTACAGCGGGTACGACGAGGACGAGTCCAGCAACTGA
- the rplQ gene encoding 50S ribosomal protein L17 — protein MPKPTKGPRLGGGPAHERLLLSNLANALFTHGRITTTETKAKRLRPVAERLITFAKRGDLHARRRVIAALRDKTVVHTLFTEIAPQVADRQGGYTRITKLGFRKGDNAPLASIELVLEPVSSSPAPVSRSAAPAAAAPVAAEADTTEAPVEETETTEESTPVADETTTDAAAEVEADAAAKSDDAADESK, from the coding sequence ATGCCGAAGCCCACCAAGGGCCCCCGCCTCGGTGGCGGTCCCGCCCACGAGCGCCTGCTCCTGAGCAACCTCGCCAACGCCCTCTTCACGCACGGTCGCATCACGACGACCGAGACGAAGGCCAAGCGCCTCCGTCCGGTCGCCGAGCGGCTCATCACGTTCGCGAAGCGTGGCGACCTGCACGCGCGTCGTCGCGTGATCGCCGCGCTGCGCGACAAGACCGTCGTGCACACGCTGTTCACGGAGATCGCGCCGCAGGTGGCCGACCGCCAGGGCGGCTACACCCGCATCACGAAGCTCGGCTTCCGCAAGGGTGACAACGCGCCGCTCGCCTCGATCGAGCTCGTCCTCGAGCCCGTCTCGAGCTCGCCGGCACCCGTCTCGCGTTCGGCCGCTCCGGCTGCCGCCGCGCCGGTCGCCGCCGAGGCCGACACCACGGAGGCCCCGGTCGAGGAGACCGAGACCACCGAGGAGTCGACCCCGGTCGCCGACGAGACCACGACCGACGCCGCCGCCGAGGTCGAGGCCGACGCCGCAGCCAAGTCGGACGACGC